Genomic DNA from Bacillota bacterium:
GTACAAGAGACGGGCTGCAGATCGACCTGCGGGTGGTGCCGGATAAGAGCTTCGGCGCGGCGCTGTGTTACCTTACAGGTTCTAAAGCCCACAACATCAGGATCAGGGAACTGGGCGTCCGGCTGGGGCTGAAGATAAACGAATACGGGGTTTTCCGCGGACGGAAAAGGATTGCCGGGGCCACGGAAGAAGAGGTTTTTGCGGCTGTCGGCCTGCCTTTTATCCCTCCGGAGCTGCGGGAGGATCGGGGAGAGATCGAAGCGGGTTTGGCAGGAAGTCTCCCGCGGATTGTGGAACCATGGGAGATAAAGGGAGACCTTCACGTACACTCAAAGTACAGCGACGGTTCGGCTTCCCTCGGGGAGATAGCGGAAAAGGCGAGGCGGATGGGGCACCAGTGGGTGGCGGTTTGCGATCACTCCCAGTCCCTGAAGGTGGCCGGAGGGCTTGACCTGCAGGCGCTCGAAAGGAAACGGGCGGCCGTTGAGGCGTTCAACGCGCAAAGCGGCGATTTCAGACTCCTTTGCGGCGCTGAAGTGGAAATCGGTATGGACGGTCGGCTTGATTACCCCGACGAGGTGCTTGCGTCGCTCGATGTTGTCGTGGCCGCAATCCACACCGGTTTCCGCCAGGGGGAGGAGGTTCAAACACGACGGTTGTTAACCGCCATGAAAAACCCTTATGTTCATGTAATCGCGCATCCTACGGGAAGGCTTATCGGAGAACGGGGGGGCTATGGGGTCGATTTGGCGGCGGTGTTTAATACGGCGGCGGAAACGGCAACCGTCCTGGAAATCAACGCATATTATAAAAGGTTGGATTTGAACGACCATCTGTGCCGCACAGCAGCAGCGAAAGGCGTAAGGTTTTCCATCGGAAGCGACGCCCACCTGTTAAGCCATATGGACTTCATCTCGCTCGGGGTCGGCGTGGCGCGCCGGGGATGGCTCGGCCCGAAGCAGGTCGTAAACACATTGAGCCACCGCGAGTTGCTTGAATCTCTGAATGAAAAGAAACGTTTGTTCCAAGGATAGTTTGGCAAGAATAGGCTATGTGGAGAGCACTGAAGGAGCCGCCCATGCCGCGTTACGCACAAATGAAAAATGAAAAATTGCGACCCGTAAGCCGGTTACTTAGATCCCGAAGAGCAACATGAACGGAACGCGGCTCTACGAAAGAACGCTTATTTTAAAGGGAGTTACCCCGCGCGGAGCACACCGTGATGAATGAAAATGAGGACCCCTAAGTTGGTTACTTAGAAGCAGTAACGTAACAAAGGTGGAACGCGGCGAGAAACGATGCAGTGCAAGAAAGACCGGTGGAGACGAACCGGGAAATCGGGAAATGAGAAGTGGGAAGTTGGAAGTTGGCGGCAATGCGTTACTTATCGCCGCGCCTGCCGAAAGAAGAAAGTATTTTTAGAGGCTGTATGGAGGGGTATATATGGGTGAAATCAAGACCGCCTACGAAAAGGCTATGGAACGCGTGGAAAAAATGAATATCGCCGGTGTGGATCTGACGGACCTTGAGTATGTCCCCAAGGGTCACACCGCTGCGGCGATGTTTTTAGATGTAAAAGATTTTAACGTTGCCGCCGAGCTCGGAAAATACGAAGAAGACAATCGTGTATTCGTAAAACGAGGGATGGAAGAGACCTTTTTAAGGAACATCCAACTTCCGCGGGCCGATTTGACTCAGGAAAACAACAAGCGGGCCATGGAGGGTCTGATGGCGATAAAGCAGGACCGGTCTGCCCTGCAGCAGATCTTCAGCGAGCTGGAATACCTTTTTCATTACTATGAACAGTCTTTGGAGCACGCTTACGCCAACCTTAAAGAGAGTTATTCCGCCAGGCTGGAGCAGGCGCAGGACGCCCTTGAACGTCAGACGGGGACAAGGGTGAAGTACGATGTGGAGCGTCACCCGGGTTTCCAGGAGGAGTGGCTGAGGACCCAGGGCCAGCTTGACAGTCAATATGAAGCGGTATTGGCCGAACAAAAAACGAAGATAGGAAAAATCAATTGAGTGACAATTGCACATGAGTAAAACAGAAAAAGCGAGGCGAAAATCGATCAAACGCAACTTGCGCAACTACTTTCTCACCGGAATGGCGGTTATTCTTCCGGCCGCGGTTACCGTTTATATTTTATGGAAGATTTTTGGCTTTGTCGACGGGCTTATCGGAGGGTTGGTAGTCCGTTTCTTACCTTTTGGGATTCCCGGTCTCGGGCTCGTGATCACCGTGGTGTTGATCCTTTCCGTGGGCGTATTGGTCACCAACGTTGTCGGCAGGCGTCTCCTTTTTTACTGGGAGTCCGTGGTCTACCGGATACCTCTTGCTAATACCCTTTACCGTACCGCAAAAGAGATAGTCGATACCTTCAGCCAGGAGAAGAAACAGGTATTCCGGGAAGTCGTAATGGTCCGGTTCCCCCACCCGGAAAGCTGGGCGGTGGGCTTTCTCGTCGGTGAGGTCGGCGGGATAATCAGAAACGCCGTGGGCCAGGAACTGGTTAAGGTACTGGTGCCGCACGTTCCGGTGCCGATGTCCGGCTTCTTGATTTTTGTACCGAGGGAGGACATTGTATTTCTCAATATTCCGGTTGAAGACGGGCTGCGGATGATCGTATCCACCGGTATTATTGAGCCGAACAACGCCAGGAATGTTATTAAATCCGAGATCTGACGAATCAATAACCGGAAGCATATTGCAGTCTCGGTCCTAAACAAGCGGGGCGGAGTTTAGACAGGGGTTGTTGAGTGCCGTACGGGGAGGCAAGAAGGGGAGAGACGAGTCAGTTGATTGAATGGTTCCGGCAGCGGTTTGTCACCCCGTTTTGGATAGGGTTCCTTTTAAACCTGTCTTTTGAATCCTCCCGGTTGTTTATCCCCCTTCTGACCCGGGATCTCGGCGGAACGGTTATGGATGTCGGTCTCGTCGGCGCGGCTAACGGGCTGGCCTATTTCGCCGCCGCTTTTGTTTTCGGACGCCAGGCTGACCTTTTCGGCAGACTCCGCTTCATCAGAATCGGGCTCGCGTTGAGCGCCCTTGCTTTCCTCGGTCAGTTGCTTGCCCTGGACGTAGGCACCTTGCTGGCGGTGCGGACGGTCGTGGGATTTGCCCTGGGGATTACCACCGGGGCGCTGGTGGTCTTCGCCTACGAGAACCACGGCGGGGTGGGAAAGTTCAGTTCATTCGGCGCCCTGGGCCTGATTGCGGGATCCTTGGCTTCCGCAGTGTTAAAGGAGTATAATCTTCTCTTCGTCCTGAGTTTCTTCAGCTGTGCGGTGGCCTTCTTCCTCAGTCTGCATCTGGAAGAGTACAACAAGCTGCAAATCCCTCCTCCGCCGAGGTTCCTCACGGTCATCTGGCGCAACCGCGCCGTATACTGGCCTTTTTTCCTGAGACAGTTAGGGGCGTCCGCGGTCTGGATTATTTTCCCGCTGTTCCTTCGGGAGTTGGGCGCCGATAAATTCTGGATAGCGATGGTGGTCACCACAAACTATGCCGGTCAGGCGGTATTGATGGCCCTGATTGAACGCTTCACTGGAAGGGGAATGTTCCGGCTGGGGCTGTTTCTTTCCGGGATCGTCTTCTTACTCTACACCGCCGCCGCCTTTTATTTTCAGGTCATCCCGATGCAGGCGCTCCTTTCTCTGGCGTGGTCGATGCTTTACATCGAGGCCTTGGTTCTGCTCTTACGGTCGGGTGAGGAAAAAGGCACGGCCACGGGGATTATGGTCGCGACCACAAATCTATGCATGGCGGCGGGTCCGTTTATTGGCGGTTTTTTGTCGTCCGTCTGGGGTTACAGCGCGCCGATGTATGCCGCAGCCGCCTTGAGCTTTGCCGGCCTCTTGTGGGCCCCAAAAAACGTCCGACGCAAGAGAGCTTAGACGGATAGAACTTGGGGGTCCGTTCAAGGTTCAAGGTTCAAGGTTCAAGGTTAGAATCCGGTAGTAGTAGGTAGAATGTAGAATGTAGAATCAGGAACTCTGTACCTGTATTTTTCATCCTTCCTCCTCTCGCCCTTATCCTTCATCTTTTTTGTTTCCTAGTTCCCGGACTTGAATCATGACTCACGAATCCTGACCCGCGACTTTGCCTCCCGGACTCAGGAATGTCGACTTTAGACTCGGGACTTAATGCTTATCGCGACAGTAACCGTGTCCCCGCCTCCATCATAACCTGGGGTTGTTAGGTTTATTTTGGGGGTAGGGTATGGACCTGATCGGCGCGTTACTTCTGGTGCTTGCGGTGAACATTGACAGCCTTGGGGTGGGGATTTCCCTGGGGGCTAAGAAAATCCGCGTCCCTCTTATTTCTAACGTACTGATCGCTTCCATAACAAGCTTCGGTACGCTGGCGGCGCTTTTGGCGGGACAGTGGCTTTCAGGCCGGTTCTCATCGGTGTTGGGTAAATACATCGGCTGTATGGTGATATCGGGCATGGGGATCTGGGTCATATACGACGAGGTGCGCAGACGAAAGGCTTCGGGAGTATTACGCAAGAAGGAACCAGTACCGGAAGACTCAAGAGACGGTGATACCGACTCCCAGAAGCTGACGGACCTTTTGTTGACACCTCCGCTTGCCGACTCTGATTATTCAGGCCATATCGATATAAGGGAGGCCTGCCTGCTGGGCGGGGCCTTAACCCTGAACAACTTTGCCGGCGGGTTCGGCGCCGGCTTTCTGGGATTGCGCCCGGTATTCACCTCCTTTGCCGTAGCCTTTATCAGTCTGTTGTTATTGTGGTGCGGGTTGAAGGTAGGCGAGAACTACATCTCACGCTGGCTCGGCGGTAAGGCCGGAACAGCCGCCGGCGTCTTACTCATACTCATCGGCGGATACCAGTTGTTTATTTAAAATATGAGTAAGTTCATTGGTCTTTATAGAAAAAGAGGTCCGTCTCATTAGTATTTTGCAGATCGTATGGCCTCCTTGGGCGATAAAAATCCGCAAGGAAAGTGCGCGGTAGTCGCAGAATTTAAATAATTTGTTGAAATTTGTTGACCGTGGCAAAAGAATGTTTTAGACTGATAATAAGAGTGAATTATTTCACCACTTAACCAAAGAACACTCCCCGGTTTCAGGATCGACGCTTTTGACGAGCCTATCTTAAAGCGGAAGAGCTTCTAACCAAAAATTTATCGCGAGAAAGATCTTTCCCTGGTTACACGTGGGCCAGAAGGAAGGGTGTTTTTTTAATTTCCAGGCATGTTGGGATTCTTCTTCCCTAAGAAATCGACAGGATTAGACGAATTGGTTCTTTAAGGGGGGATCGCCGGAATAAGTACAAGCATTGAAAGAGTGTGTCCAAATAATTTCAAAGAGAGGGGAGACGTATGGGAGGATTCAGTCGTCGGGATTTCTTAAAACTTCTCGGCCTCGGAACGGCGGGCGTTCTCGGATATCCGATGGCCGGTTCCGCAGCAGAACTGCCCGCTGTGTCATTCGGCTACCACAAGCTGGTAACAGCCAGGGAGACGAGATCGGTTTGCGCTTATTGCGGCTGCGGCTGCGGCTTACTGGTTTACAGTAAAGGTAATAAGGTTGTTTCCATAGAAGGCGATCCGGACCACCCGATTAACGAGGGGGCTCTTTGCCCCAAAGGCACTTCAATCTCCGATGTTAACACCATCGTCGACGAAGGCAGGAACAGAACCGCAAACTCGCGCCGGGTGACCCAGGTGCTATACCGCGCTCGCGGCGGAACGGACTGGCAGGTCAAGGACTGGGACTGGGCGATTGAGGAGATCGCCAAACGCGTCAAGGCGACACGCGACGCCAACTTCGAAGAAAAGGACGCTAAAGGCGTCACCGTTAACCGTACCCAGGCGATCGCCCACCTGGGAAGCGCGTCCCTGGACAATGAGGAAAACTACGCCATCCATAAGTTCCTCCGCGGCCTCGGGGTCATTAACATCGACCACCACGCCCGTCTCTGACACTCCTCAACCGTGGCCGGTCTGGCCAACACATTTGGTAGAGGAGTAATGACCAACCACTTTATCGATTACAAGAACGCCGATGCCGTTCTGATGATCGGTTCCAATTCCGCGGAATGCCATCCCATGTCGATGCGCTGGATTTTAAAGGGTAGGGAAACGCGCGGCACAAAGCTGATTGTGGTGGATCCGAGGTTCACCAAGAGCGCCGCTTTAGCTGATATTTACGCTCCCATCCGGCCCGGTACGGATATCGCTTTCCTTCTCGGAATTATGAACTACGCGATTGAAAACAACCTTTATCACAAAGAATATATCGTGAATTACACGAATGCCGCCTATCTGGTAAGCCCGGACTACAAACTCGATAACGGCCTGTTCTCGGGCGCGACCGTAAAGGACGGGAAGGTAAC
This window encodes:
- a CDS encoding DUF6657 family protein, with product MGEIKTAYEKAMERVEKMNIAGVDLTDLEYVPKGHTAAAMFLDVKDFNVAAELGKYEEDNRVFVKRGMEETFLRNIQLPRADLTQENNKRAMEGLMAIKQDRSALQQIFSELEYLFHYYEQSLEHAYANLKESYSARLEQAQDALERQTGTRVKYDVERHPGFQEEWLRTQGQLDSQYEAVLAEQKTKIGKIN
- the polX gene encoding DNA polymerase/3'-5' exonuclease PolX is translated as MKNADVCDIFKGMAEVMEILGEDAFRVRAYRRAAQNVENLSEDIKNVAARGELTAIPGIGKELARKIEEILATGTLQKYEALKKQVPKGLLEIIVVPGVGPKTARLLSLEAGIESVDALERMALEGRLKEIPGIKAKTEQKILHGIALLRSARDRRPLGLILPFARMLVAVLEDRVPVKQAAIAGSLRRGSETVGDIDILVSSGHPDKVMELFLGLPLVAEVAARGPTKTSVRTRDGLQIDLRVVPDKSFGAALCYLTGSKAHNIRIRELGVRLGLKINEYGVFRGRKRIAGATEEEVFAAVGLPFIPPELREDRGEIEAGLAGSLPRIVEPWEIKGDLHVHSKYSDGSASLGEIAEKARRMGHQWVAVCDHSQSLKVAGGLDLQALERKRAAVEAFNAQSGDFRLLCGAEVEIGMDGRLDYPDEVLASLDVVVAAIHTGFRQGEEVQTRRLLTAMKNPYVHVIAHPTGRLIGERGGYGVDLAAVFNTAAETATVLEINAYYKRLDLNDHLCRTAAAKGVRFSIGSDAHLLSHMDFISLGVGVARRGWLGPKQVVNTLSHRELLESLNEKKRLFQG
- a CDS encoding DUF502 domain-containing protein, which gives rise to MSKTEKARRKSIKRNLRNYFLTGMAVILPAAVTVYILWKIFGFVDGLIGGLVVRFLPFGIPGLGLVITVVLILSVGVLVTNVVGRRLLFYWESVVYRIPLANTLYRTAKEIVDTFSQEKKQVFREVVMVRFPHPESWAVGFLVGEVGGIIRNAVGQELVKVLVPHVPVPMSGFLIFVPREDIVFLNIPVEDGLRMIVSTGIIEPNNARNVIKSEI
- the ytaF gene encoding sporulation membrane protein YtaF: MDLIGALLLVLAVNIDSLGVGISLGAKKIRVPLISNVLIASITSFGTLAALLAGQWLSGRFSSVLGKYIGCMVISGMGIWVIYDEVRRRKASGVLRKKEPVPEDSRDGDTDSQKLTDLLLTPPLADSDYSGHIDIREACLLGGALTLNNFAGGFGAGFLGLRPVFTSFAVAFISLLLLWCGLKVGENYISRWLGGKAGTAAGVLLILIGGYQLFI
- a CDS encoding MFS transporter, with amino-acid sequence MPYGEARRGETSQLIEWFRQRFVTPFWIGFLLNLSFESSRLFIPLLTRDLGGTVMDVGLVGAANGLAYFAAAFVFGRQADLFGRLRFIRIGLALSALAFLGQLLALDVGTLLAVRTVVGFALGITTGALVVFAYENHGGVGKFSSFGALGLIAGSLASAVLKEYNLLFVLSFFSCAVAFFLSLHLEEYNKLQIPPPPRFLTVIWRNRAVYWPFFLRQLGASAVWIIFPLFLRELGADKFWIAMVVTTNYAGQAVLMALIERFTGRGMFRLGLFLSGIVFLLYTAAAFYFQVIPMQALLSLAWSMLYIEALVLLLRSGEEKGTATGIMVATTNLCMAAGPFIGGFLSSVWGYSAPMYAAAALSFAGLLWAPKNVRRKRA